A genome region from Leptodactylus fuscus isolate aLepFus1 chromosome 6, aLepFus1.hap2, whole genome shotgun sequence includes the following:
- the LOC142210106 gene encoding urotensin-2 receptor-like, producing the protein MDLYDEYKLAEHFKNISNNFTNHVSLTDISTDDLIATSVIGILLSLMCVTGVVGNFYTLVVMCISMTTSTSMYIHIINLALADLLYLSTIPFIVHNSFVKDWYFGEIGCRVLLSLDLLTMHASIFILTVMSTERYIAVTKPFDTVRRSRSYRKTLACAIWILSFLLTLPMMLMIHQEERTLDNDSIRKLCTPTWSDDHYKVYLTVLFTTSILAPGVIIGYLYTKLARAYWISQTKSLLNKELQRSPKQKVILMIFIIVLAFWACFLPFWIWQLIPLYSHGGLKVSDQTEIYVNNLVTCLTYGNSCINPFLYTLLTKNYKEYIRNRQKGGHGSLSLKGGGGYPENSAKRTVSGGSQQGTETIIVSTAKVATANPSDTSRGNVEPNKYSYYYYNCA; encoded by the coding sequence ATGGATCTATATGATGAATATAAGTTAGCCGAACATTTCAAAAACATCTCGAACAATTTCACCAACCATGTGTCCCTCACCGATATCTCCACCGATGATCTCATTGCAACCTCTGTCATTGGGATCCTACTGTCTTTAATGTGCGTTACTGGGGTTGTTGGAAACTTTTACACATTGGTGGTAATGTGTATATCTATGACCACATCCACATCCATGTACATTCACATAATCAACCTGGCCTTGGCGGATCTCCTGTATCTTTCGACTATCCCGTTTATTGTCCACAATAGCTTCGTGAAGGACTGGTACTTTGGAGAAATTGGCTGCAGGGTCCTTTTGAGCTTGGACCTCTTGACGATGCATGCCAGTATCTTCATCTTAACCGTAATGAGTACGGAGAGATACATTGCTGTCACCAAGCCTTTCGATACCGTGAGAAGGTCAAGAAGTTACAGGAAAACCCTAGCATGTGCCATCTGGATTTTGTCCTTCCTTCTGACCTTGCCTATGATGTTGATGATCCATCAAGAGGAGAGGACATTGGACAATGACAGTATAAGGAAGCTCTGCACACCCACCTGGAGCGATGACCATTACAAGGTCTACCTGACCGTCTTGTTCACCACCAGCATCCTTGCCCCAGGTGTTATCATTGGTTACCTGTACACTAAGCTGGCAAGAGCCTACTGGATCTCACAGACCAAAAGTCTCCTAAACAAAGAACTGCAACGCTCTCCGAAACAAAAAGTCATTCTGATGATCTTCATTATTGTGCTAGCCTTTTGGGCCTGTTTTCTCCCTTTTTGGATCTGGCAGCTTATACCCCTTTACAGCCATGGGGGCTTGAAAGTTTCTGATCAGACAGAAATCTACGTCAACAATCTAGTGACATGTCTCACCTATGGCAAtagctgcattaaccccttcttgtACACGTTacttaccaaaaattacaaagaGTATATCCGCAACAGACAAAAAGGAGGACACGGATCTCTAAGTCTGAAGGGTGGAGGAGGATATCCAGAGAACTCTGCAAAAAGAACGGTGTCGGGTGGGAGCCAACAGGGTACAGAGACTATTATAGTAAGCACTGCCAAGGTGGCTACTGCAAACCCCTCAGACACCAGCAGAGGTAACGTCGAGCCAAATAAATATTCATATTATTACTATAACTGTGCATAA